The following coding sequences lie in one Xylocopa sonorina isolate GNS202 chromosome 7, iyXylSono1_principal, whole genome shotgun sequence genomic window:
- the LOC143425711 gene encoding caspase-1-like, whose product MYSNSLSVIKKPCTLFGPRYHLETKFVAHRDNDNDKLSMCMSRMKLSLSDARRTRKGEHGGKKIVLVLLFRFISFVTVICVASNLLGIMESCQHYSQANKPTMSDEVDVKVFMESSEGSKTNSSTNSNTTDAVATHFTAARNTLISQNKIAEFVTPRDWPKYEMKQKRRGICLILNQMHFAEHDDRLASEVDEDTIKTTFSQLGFEVVIKRDLTFSEIAKAMRELSEDDYSDCDCISIFVLSHGQDNGRIYAKDIPYPLITFFSSLTNCISLAGKPKLFFIQACRGSAKDSGIMGRYIGVDAGDDICYTIPAFADFLFSYSCMEGYYSFNDPNKGSWYIQTLCETIDELWKETDLLKILVIVGRKVALNYTSKHNEEGKNNSKQIPCVCSTLLRDLYFTPK is encoded by the exons atgtATAGTAACAGTCTGTCGGTTATTAAAAAACCTTGCACCTTATTTGGGCCGCGTTATCACTTGGAAACAAAA TTCGTTGCACACAGAGATAATGATAACGATAAACTATCAATGTGTATGTCACGAATGAAATTATCACTATCAGATGCACGTAGAACGCGAAAGGGTGAACACGGTGGAAAGAAAATCGTACTTGTCTTGCTGTTCCGTTTCATTAGCTTTGTTACCGTTATTTGTGTTGCAAGCAATCTGCTAGGCATTATGGAAAGCTGTCAACATTATTCTCAGGCAAACAAGCCGACGATGAGTGATGAAGTCGACGTCAAG GTATTCATGGAGAGTTCTGAAGGTTCGAAGACCAATAGTTCAACAAACTCGAATACGACTGATGCTGTAGCGACACATTTTACAGCTGCAAGAAACACATTAATCAGTCAAAA TAAAATCGCAGAATTCGTTACTCCCAGAGATTGGCCTAAGTACGAGATGAAACAAAAACGACGCGGGATATGCCTGATATTAAATCAAATGCATTTCGCGGAGCATGACGATCGATTAGCATCTGAGGTGGACGAGGATACTATAAAGACGACCTTTTCACAATTGGGCTTCGAAGTAGTGATTAAACGTGATCTTACGTTCTCTGAGATCGCTAAAGCGATGAGAGAAT TATCCGAAGATGATTACAGCGACTGCGATTGCATATCTATATTCGTACTATCTCATGGCCAAGATAACGGAAGAATATACGCGAAGGATATACCTTATCCATTAATAACGTTTTTCAGTTCGCTTACGAATTGCATTTCGTTAGCAGGGAAACCAAAGTTATTTTTCATTCAG GCCTGCAGAGGTTCAGCCAAAGATAGTGGTATAATGGGAAGATATATTGGCGTTGATGCTGGCGATGATATTTGTTACACAATACCCGCCTTCGCAGATTTTCTATTCAGCTACAGCTGTATGGAAG GTTACTACTCGTTTAATGACCCAAATAAAGGCTCGTGGTATATTCAGACTCTGTGCGAGACGATCGATGAGCTTTGGAAAGAAACCGATCTCCTAAAGATATTGGTAATAGTAGGTCGTAAGGTCGCCTTGAATTACACTTCGAAACATAACGAAGAAGGTAAAAATAATTCGAAACAGATACCTTGTGTGTGTTCCACGCTGCTTAGAGATCTATACTTCACGCCAAAATAA